The following coding sequences lie in one Capsicum annuum cultivar UCD-10X-F1 chromosome 5, UCD10Xv1.1, whole genome shotgun sequence genomic window:
- the LOC107870947 gene encoding endoplasmin homolog, translated as MDRKIQANVEADSDAPVNPPKVEEKHSAIPNDLSTGSDVSKRKNLRANAEKFKFQAEVSQLMDILINSLYSNKDIFLTKLISNASDGLDMISSLTLTNFGEGDNTKLKIQVSDSYLIDLLYLCWLPIENFFLRSFNCGYFMDCRLNSIKKRKFFPFVTEVLV; from the exons ATGG ATCGAAAGATACAGGCAAATGTAGAAGCTGATTCTGATGCACCAGTAAATCCACCAAAGGTTGAGGAAAAGCATAGTGCTATTCCTAATGATTTATCGACTGGTTCTGATGTCTCTAAAAG GAAAAATCTCCGAGCTAATGCGGAGAAGTTTAAGTTCCAGGCCGAGGTCTCTCAACTTATGGACATCCTTATCAACTCTCTTTATAGTAACAAGGACATCTTCTTGACGAAGCTGATTTCCAATGCTTCTGAT GGACTGGACATGATCAGTTCCCTTACACTCACTAACTTTGGTGAAGGTGATAATACTAAGCTCAAGATTCAGGTTAGTGATTCGTACCTTATTGACTTACTCTATCTTTGTTGGTTACCCATTGAGAATTTCTTTTTACGCTCATTCAATTGTGGTTATTTCATGGATTGCAGATTAAACtcgataaagaaaagaaaattctttCCATTTGTGACAGAGGTGTTGGTATGA